The Afifella aestuarii genomic interval TCGATAAGCGCCGGATTTCCAAAGCGCGGAAAGCCTTCGAGGCAACGGGCCGGAGCGCGCTTGTTCGATGCGTTCGATGACGTTTCGCGCATCCGGTGTCAAGAGATCCCAGCAGGCCCGAAGACCGGCGAGATTATGCGCGTTCCATCCCTGAAACCCGCCCTTGGTGAGGAAGGTGATCCGGCGCAAGCGAGCGGGCCAGGAGGAGTTGGCGCCGACGAGATTGCAGCCGTGCTGTCGGTAGCCGATGCGCGCTTCTGGCGAGTAATGCACCCGTCCGCCGGCTCCCGTCACCATCATATAGCACCACCAATCGTGGCTCACGAAGTCGCTGCGGCGGGACGCTTCCCGCATCAGCTCATGGGCGGCCCTGTTCATGACCATCGTGTTGCCGCCCGCAATGCTCTGCAGGATGGCGTTCTGGAAGCTCGGTGTGCGCGGGAACAGCGGTGAATAGCCAAGGAGACTGCCGTCCTCGGTGATGAGGCGCGTGCGGGTGCAGTAGAGCGCCGGCGTGTTCGGGTCCTCGCCCGCGAGCCAGGCGAGCGCAGCGGCGAGCTTGTCCTCGTCCCACAGGTCGTCCTGGTCGCAGAAGGCCACGTAATCGGCTTCGATATCGGGATTGGCAAGAAGCGCTCGGAAGTTTGCCGCGAAGCCATTCCGTGGCCCTGCCAGGCGACGGCAGGCTCCCTTGTCCCATTGCCGTTCCGTCTCTGTCAGGATCTTGTCGGAGCCATCGGAGGAACCATCGTCTGAGATCCAAAGGTCAATGAGTGCGACGGTCTGGTTTTTCAGGGATTGGATTTGCGGCAGCAGGAAACGCTCACCGTTGTAGACCGACAGGAGGACGGCGGTCCGCGGCGCATCCGGTTTCA includes:
- a CDS encoding glycosyltransferase, with protein sequence MSLPRMKPDAPRTAVLLSVYNGERFLLPQIQSLKNQTVALIDLWISDDGSSDGSDKILTETERQWDKGACRRLAGPRNGFAANFRALLANPDIEADYVAFCDQDDLWDEDKLAAALAWLAGEDPNTPALYCTRTRLITEDGSLLGYSPLFPRTPSFQNAILQSIAGGNTMVMNRAAHELMREASRRSDFVSHDWWCYMMVTGAGGRVHYSPEARIGYRQHGCNLVGANSSWPARLRRITFLTKGGFQGWNAHNLAGLRACWDLLTPDARNVIERIEQARSGPLPRRLSALWKSGAYRQTVYGDIGLYVGCIINRL